The following proteins are co-located in the Salinigranum halophilum genome:
- a CDS encoding 4Fe-4S dicluster domain-containing protein, with protein sequence MAIDANFETNRERVEVDEEAFADDVAIWGPYDPPEKQGIHGTHVAVDFDICLADGACLEDCPVDVFTWVDTPGHPESEIKAEPTHEDQCIDCMLCVDVCPVDAIDVDPGRAGRI encoded by the coding sequence ATGGCCATCGACGCGAACTTCGAGACGAACCGCGAGCGAGTGGAGGTCGACGAGGAGGCCTTCGCGGACGACGTCGCCATCTGGGGTCCGTACGACCCGCCGGAGAAGCAGGGCATCCACGGGACCCACGTCGCCGTCGACTTCGACATCTGTCTCGCCGACGGTGCCTGCCTCGAGGACTGTCCGGTCGACGTGTTCACCTGGGTCGACACGCCCGGCCACCCCGAGTCCGAGATCAAAGCCGAACCGACACACGAAGACCAGTGCATCGACTGCATGCTCTGTGTCGACGTCTGCCCCGTCGACGCCATCGACGTCGACCCCGGACGCGCCGGTCGCATCTGA
- a CDS encoding electron transfer flavoprotein subunit beta/FixA family protein — protein MGELDTVVLTKGVPDFREGQVSFDENGHLERGKTPTVMNPNDKHALRAALQTRVRHGGTVSVMSMGPPGYKDVLREAMETVYADDLTLVSDREMAAADTWATAITLASAIRKRGVPDLVFAGFKTADGETGHTGPQTCWCLDLPVVTHVIALDVDADEETVRAKRLVEGDIEEVETVEVSLPAFIVTDPDFEPVYRTAADRLELKTLRNETRERAAALDEDDDAVTVWDHSDLNLDPDYIGLDGSPTIVSSVDPIPKAPAEREATMVDPADSDAMQQVVEELTPFATGPGAAEAGGD, from the coding sequence ATGGGAGAACTTGACACTGTCGTGTTGACGAAAGGGGTCCCCGACTTCCGCGAGGGGCAGGTATCGTTCGACGAGAACGGCCACCTCGAACGGGGAAAGACGCCGACGGTGATGAACCCGAACGACAAGCACGCGCTGCGGGCGGCGCTGCAGACCCGGGTCAGACACGGTGGCACCGTCTCGGTGATGTCGATGGGCCCGCCCGGCTACAAGGACGTCCTCCGCGAGGCGATGGAGACGGTGTACGCCGACGACCTCACACTCGTCTCCGACCGGGAGATGGCCGCCGCCGACACCTGGGCGACAGCCATCACGCTCGCGTCTGCCATCCGAAAGCGTGGCGTCCCCGACCTGGTGTTCGCCGGGTTCAAGACGGCCGACGGCGAGACGGGCCACACCGGCCCGCAGACGTGCTGGTGTCTCGACTTGCCGGTCGTCACGCACGTCATCGCCCTGGACGTCGACGCGGACGAGGAGACCGTCCGTGCGAAACGCCTCGTCGAGGGTGACATCGAGGAGGTCGAGACCGTCGAGGTGTCGCTCCCGGCGTTCATCGTCACCGACCCCGACTTCGAGCCGGTGTATCGAACGGCGGCCGACCGCCTCGAACTGAAGACGCTCCGAAACGAGACGCGCGAGCGCGCCGCGGCGCTCGACGAGGACGACGACGCCGTGACCGTGTGGGACCACAGCGACCTGAACCTCGACCCCGACTACATCGGCCTCGACGGCTCGCCCACCATCGTCTCCTCGGTCGACCCGATTCCGAAGGCCCCCGCCGAGCGCGAGGCGACGATGGTCGACCCCGCAGACTCGGACGCCATGCAGCAGGTGGTTGAGGAGCTGACGCCCTTCGCGACGGGACCGGGAGCCGCCGAGGCGGGGGGTGACTGA
- a CDS encoding GNAT family N-acetyltransferase, with the protein MSATIEKRVDGPNDATHVEAAWALKERIRQAEGVLKQRRGFFVDAYRRSTTHLLFDGDELAGFVSVRRDGYILFLAVAPEARGQGLGRRLVAEVAQHHRSVTCHARSTNESALRFYEHIGFEVRRRIDNYYEDGGDAYYLRLGQDASFREKLSEFLRR; encoded by the coding sequence GTGAGTGCCACAATCGAGAAACGGGTCGACGGGCCCAACGACGCCACGCACGTCGAGGCCGCGTGGGCGCTCAAAGAGCGAATCCGGCAGGCCGAGGGCGTCCTGAAACAGCGGCGCGGCTTCTTCGTCGACGCCTACCGCCGGTCGACGACGCACCTCCTCTTCGACGGGGACGAACTCGCCGGGTTCGTCTCCGTCCGCCGGGACGGCTACATCCTCTTTCTCGCCGTCGCTCCCGAAGCCCGCGGGCAGGGGCTCGGCCGCCGACTCGTCGCCGAAGTCGCACAGCACCACCGTTCGGTCACCTGTCACGCGCGGTCGACGAACGAGAGCGCGCTTCGCTTCTACGAACACATCGGCTTCGAGGTCCGACGGCGTATCGACAACTACTACGAGGACGGTGGGGACGCCTACTACCTCCGCCTCGGACAGGACGCCTCGTTCCGGGAGAAGCTCTCGGAGTTCTTGCGCCGCTGA
- a CDS encoding FAD-dependent monooxygenase, protein MSSAAETTTVDPGAEYEHYEAVVVGAGPGGAAAAATLASYGVETLVLERGVDAGSKNVSGGLIYAEESAPYTIDRIFDDFRAEAAERPITKYYIHNVAGTKVESFDLTDLHESDTEWSDSVLRRKMDSWLAERVHERTSETGGGLLTEVHVNGLLEEDGDIVGVTCDELDPIRADLIVAADGVNSELARQAGLMDWERPDEWFQGVKAVVDMEREEVNERFNITDEEGVAHLFSGDLFDEARGGGFLYTNEESLSLGTVFHLDSIVDGELESHQLLDALLTHPLLAQWLGDEYREREYSAKLVPDSKKVALREPYRDNLVLVGDAAGQMQAQGPIIKGMNHAVTAGALAAEAFAESRARGSPEKTGRLYAKKLRDEGVMKKLRPKQYELLGSLGEREPMAGLVDDVVDSPLGRFGVRLLGSRIETLYNSPFLTSMIPDTRTPYVTLPTVIAEELGTPVRDESYVEPPSLEERIGDLSYNTDIGNPHIVVQDNSMEASGAAVYACPVSARDFGGGCYREETIQKNGHEEQVVSLDTQPCVECGTCAVVADTTWVHPRGGKGVEFKQG, encoded by the coding sequence ATGAGTAGCGCAGCGGAGACGACGACGGTCGACCCGGGTGCGGAGTACGAACACTACGAGGCGGTCGTCGTCGGGGCGGGTCCCGGCGGGGCGGCCGCGGCGGCCACGCTCGCCTCGTACGGGGTCGAGACGCTCGTGCTCGAACGCGGTGTCGACGCCGGCTCGAAGAACGTCTCGGGCGGGCTCATCTACGCCGAAGAGAGCGCGCCGTACACCATCGACCGCATCTTCGACGACTTCCGCGCGGAGGCGGCCGAGCGACCCATCACGAAGTACTACATCCACAACGTCGCCGGGACGAAGGTCGAGTCGTTCGACCTCACCGACCTCCACGAGTCGGATACGGAGTGGTCCGACTCGGTGCTCAGACGGAAGATGGACTCGTGGCTCGCCGAGCGGGTCCACGAGCGCACCAGCGAGACCGGCGGTGGCCTCCTGACCGAGGTCCACGTGAACGGTCTCCTCGAGGAGGACGGCGACATCGTCGGGGTGACCTGCGACGAACTCGACCCGATCAGGGCGGACCTGATCGTCGCCGCCGACGGCGTCAACTCCGAACTCGCCCGGCAGGCAGGGCTGATGGACTGGGAGCGTCCAGACGAGTGGTTCCAGGGCGTCAAGGCCGTCGTCGACATGGAGAGAGAAGAGGTGAACGAGCGGTTCAACATCACCGACGAGGAGGGCGTCGCCCACCTCTTCTCGGGCGACCTCTTCGACGAGGCTCGTGGCGGCGGCTTCCTCTACACCAACGAGGAGTCGCTCTCGCTCGGGACCGTGTTCCACCTCGACAGCATCGTCGACGGGGAGCTCGAGTCACACCAACTCCTCGATGCGCTGCTCACCCATCCGCTCCTCGCGCAGTGGCTCGGCGACGAGTACCGTGAGCGCGAGTACTCGGCGAAGCTGGTGCCGGACTCGAAGAAGGTCGCGCTCCGCGAGCCGTACCGTGACAACCTCGTTCTCGTCGGGGACGCCGCTGGGCAGATGCAGGCGCAAGGACCCATCATCAAGGGGATGAACCACGCCGTCACCGCGGGCGCGCTCGCCGCGGAGGCGTTCGCGGAGTCGCGAGCCAGAGGCTCCCCCGAGAAGACAGGACGGCTCTACGCGAAGAAGCTCCGCGACGAGGGCGTAATGAAGAAGCTCCGGCCGAAGCAGTACGAACTGCTGGGGTCGCTGGGTGAGCGCGAACCGATGGCCGGACTCGTCGACGACGTGGTCGACTCGCCGCTGGGACGGTTCGGTGTCCGCCTCCTCGGCTCTCGCATCGAGACGCTGTACAACTCGCCGTTCCTGACGTCGATGATTCCGGACACACGGACGCCGTACGTCACCCTCCCCACCGTCATCGCCGAGGAACTGGGAACGCCCGTGCGGGACGAGAGCTACGTCGAGCCACCGTCGCTGGAAGAGCGCATCGGCGACCTCTCGTACAACACCGACATCGGCAATCCACACATCGTCGTCCAGGACAACTCCATGGAGGCGTCGGGGGCAGCCGTCTACGCGTGCCCGGTCTCCGCGCGTGACTTCGGCGGCGGCTGTTACCGCGAGGAGACCATCCAGAAGAACGGCCACGAGGAGCAGGTGGTGTCGCTCGACACCCAGCCCTGCGTCGAGTGTGGGACCTGCGCCGTGGTCGCCGACACGACGTGGGTCCACCCGCGCGGCGGAAAGGGTGTCGAGTTCAAGCAAGGGTGA
- a CDS encoding sugar phosphate isomerase/epimerase family protein, producing MDVGVLTVPLSGESLDDALAYLAGIGVDAVELGVGGYPGDDHVDRRDLLESESARSSLREALDAHDLRVSAFATHNNPLHPDEGRAAEADEELREAIDLAAAFDVNTVTCFSGLPAGGPDDEVPNWVTAPWPTEHADAHEYQWEVATDYWSDLADHAADRGVDVAIEMHPNMLVYEPHGLLRLREATNERVGANFDPSHLYWQGIDVTEAIRFLGERDAIHHVHAKDTKVYEANARTKGVLDTTAYTEERDRSWLFRTVGYGHGEEHWKDVVSTLRMVGYDGALSIEHEDSLTSSREGLEKAVDVLQRAVFETTPGDAYWAE from the coding sequence ATGGACGTAGGTGTACTTACCGTACCACTCAGTGGCGAGTCGCTCGACGACGCGCTCGCGTACCTCGCCGGTATCGGCGTCGACGCGGTCGAACTCGGCGTCGGGGGGTATCCCGGTGACGACCACGTCGACCGGCGCGACCTCCTCGAGAGCGAGTCGGCGCGGTCCTCGCTGCGGGAGGCGCTCGACGCACACGACCTGCGAGTGAGCGCGTTCGCGACGCACAACAACCCGCTCCATCCCGACGAGGGGCGCGCGGCCGAAGCCGACGAGGAACTCCGCGAGGCAATCGACCTCGCCGCCGCCTTCGACGTGAACACGGTGACGTGTTTCTCCGGGCTTCCCGCCGGGGGTCCCGACGACGAGGTCCCCAACTGGGTGACGGCACCGTGGCCGACGGAACACGCGGACGCCCACGAGTACCAGTGGGAGGTCGCCACCGACTACTGGAGCGACCTCGCCGACCACGCCGCCGACAGGGGAGTGGACGTCGCCATCGAGATGCACCCCAACATGCTCGTGTACGAACCGCACGGCCTGCTCCGACTCAGGGAGGCGACCAACGAGCGCGTCGGTGCGAACTTCGACCCCTCGCACCTCTACTGGCAGGGCATCGACGTGACGGAGGCCATCCGCTTTTTGGGTGAGCGAGACGCCATCCACCACGTCCACGCGAAGGACACGAAGGTGTACGAGGCGAACGCGCGAACGAAGGGCGTCCTCGACACGACGGCGTACACCGAGGAGCGAGACCGGTCGTGGCTCTTCCGTACTGTCGGATACGGCCACGGCGAGGAACACTGGAAGGACGTCGTCTCGACCCTCCGGATGGTCGGCTACGACGGCGCGCTCTCCATCGAGCACGAGGACTCGCTCACCTCCTCGCGGGAGGGGCTGGAGAAGGCGGTCGACGTCCTCCAGCGCGCCGTGTTCGAGACCACTCCCGGCGACGCGTACTGGGCAGAGTGA
- a CDS encoding electron transfer flavoprotein subunit alpha/FixB family protein: MEVDPTEYDIAELGPKIKDVDDRDELAEMLAAEEAGEDRAPVKTLIQSRIDKLSEDDGGDGDIDLAEMGLADLANAIKSMDDVDRLRTLLEEEQAGQNRDTIVRQFENRLESLEGGDGDDEVEARESPEERHPDLDHPTEDKQYVHALDEGEYRDMWVYCETQAGGLIDVSKEMLGKARELMDTYNGDYGETERVVAVLIGDDVERHTEECIALGADVVVVREDERLSRFQHKPYTEIFCDMARAADHPFGREKEPAEWRDYDEPRYVLFPATNNGRDLSAQVQAELDSGLASDCSGLYIEDTVISNPVKTGEPGTKKTFERVLHMKRPDFSGFEYSTILCLDNPHREFHPQGGSVIPGSFEVPDPDPDREGEVVRNDLPLDDDWFRVSVTEFDQLDSGVDLTGHDVVVCVGRGISADPTKGVELALELADAFENSDVGVTRGIVTGSFQFDGHVEQYTHEERQIGETGQVIQPQLYIAAGVSGAVQHKVGCDESETIVAINTDTDARIKDWSDYFIEGDLFEVLPRLTEAVKTGTLDVEAVADGGEPVPTDTTAAQEGHDE; this comes from the coding sequence ATGGAGGTCGACCCCACCGAGTACGACATCGCCGAACTCGGCCCGAAGATCAAGGACGTCGACGACCGCGACGAACTGGCGGAGATGCTCGCCGCCGAGGAGGCCGGCGAGGACCGCGCCCCGGTGAAGACGCTCATCCAGTCGCGCATCGACAAACTCTCCGAGGACGACGGCGGCGACGGCGACATCGACCTCGCGGAGATGGGGCTGGCGGACCTCGCGAACGCCATCAAGTCGATGGACGACGTCGACCGCCTCCGCACGCTCCTGGAGGAAGAACAGGCGGGACAGAACCGCGACACCATCGTCCGCCAGTTCGAGAACCGCCTCGAATCGCTGGAGGGCGGCGACGGCGACGACGAGGTCGAAGCCCGAGAGAGCCCCGAGGAGCGGCACCCGGACCTCGACCACCCGACCGAGGACAAACAGTACGTCCACGCGCTGGACGAGGGGGAGTACCGCGACATGTGGGTGTATTGTGAGACGCAGGCGGGCGGACTCATCGACGTCTCGAAGGAGATGCTCGGGAAGGCCCGCGAGCTGATGGACACCTACAACGGCGACTACGGCGAAACCGAACGGGTCGTCGCGGTACTCATCGGCGACGACGTCGAGAGGCACACCGAGGAGTGCATCGCCCTCGGCGCGGACGTGGTCGTCGTCCGCGAGGACGAGCGCCTCTCGCGTTTCCAGCACAAGCCCTACACCGAGATATTCTGCGACATGGCCCGCGCCGCCGACCACCCGTTCGGTCGGGAGAAGGAACCAGCGGAGTGGCGCGACTACGACGAGCCGCGGTACGTGCTGTTCCCGGCGACGAACAACGGCCGCGACCTCTCCGCGCAGGTCCAGGCCGAACTCGACTCGGGGCTGGCGTCGGACTGTTCGGGGCTGTACATCGAGGACACGGTCATCTCCAACCCGGTGAAGACCGGCGAACCCGGGACGAAGAAGACGTTCGAGCGCGTCCTCCACATGAAGCGGCCGGACTTCTCTGGCTTCGAGTACTCGACCATCCTCTGTCTGGACAACCCCCACCGCGAGTTCCACCCACAGGGCGGGTCGGTCATCCCGGGGAGCTTCGAAGTCCCCGACCCCGACCCCGACAGGGAGGGTGAGGTCGTCCGTAACGACCTCCCGCTCGACGACGACTGGTTCCGCGTCTCGGTGACCGAGTTCGACCAGCTCGACTCGGGCGTCGACCTCACGGGGCACGACGTGGTCGTCTGCGTCGGCCGGGGAATCAGCGCCGACCCGACGAAGGGGGTAGAGCTCGCACTCGAACTCGCAGACGCGTTCGAGAACAGCGACGTCGGCGTCACCCGCGGCATCGTCACGGGCTCGTTCCAGTTCGACGGCCACGTGGAGCAGTACACCCACGAGGAACGCCAGATCGGCGAGACCGGCCAGGTCATCCAGCCGCAGCTGTACATCGCCGCCGGCGTCTCCGGGGCGGTCCAGCACAAGGTCGGCTGTGACGAGTCGGAGACCATCGTCGCCATCAACACCGACACGGACGCTCGCATCAAGGACTGGTCGGACTACTTCATCGAGGGCGACCTCTTCGAGGTCCTCCCGCGGCTCACGGAGGCGGTGAAGACCGGCACGCTGGACGTCGAAGCGGTCGCCGACGGCGGCGAACCGGTACCAACGGACACCACGGCAGCCCAGGAGGGACACGATGAGTAG
- a CDS encoding GNAT family N-acetyltransferase, giving the protein MDITDKLSFSHKDRKDLYDYVESHGTVRKDEARRSLNMEPGAFGVHTTILRQEGYIREVGDRLQIAYQEDAPREYESDGVEFVIRTAHEDDQERLTETIREVAKEGDYFEAETVAEVLDHEEVLIRHNEVHSRLFFVACVGDDDEVAGWVHLDLPETEFLSHTAVLTVGLRDEFRGHGIGSALLERGVEWAREHGFEKLYNSVPATNQRAIDFLAGHGWETEAVRSDHYKIDGDYVDEVMMAVDLLD; this is encoded by the coding sequence ATGGACATCACCGACAAGCTCAGTTTCTCGCACAAGGACCGCAAGGACCTGTACGACTACGTCGAGAGCCACGGCACGGTCCGGAAGGACGAGGCCCGGCGGTCGCTGAACATGGAGCCCGGTGCGTTCGGCGTCCACACGACCATCCTTCGTCAAGAGGGGTACATCCGTGAAGTCGGTGACAGACTCCAGATCGCCTACCAGGAAGACGCGCCACGGGAGTACGAGTCCGACGGCGTCGAGTTCGTCATCCGCACCGCCCACGAGGACGACCAGGAACGGCTCACCGAGACCATCCGCGAGGTCGCGAAAGAGGGCGACTACTTCGAGGCGGAGACGGTCGCGGAGGTGCTCGACCACGAGGAGGTACTCATCCGTCACAACGAGGTCCACTCGCGGCTGTTCTTCGTCGCCTGCGTCGGCGACGACGACGAGGTCGCCGGCTGGGTCCACCTCGACCTCCCCGAGACGGAGTTCCTCTCACACACGGCGGTCCTCACCGTCGGCCTCAGAGACGAGTTCCGCGGCCACGGTATCGGCTCGGCACTCCTCGAACGTGGTGTCGAGTGGGCGCGCGAACACGGCTTCGAGAAGCTGTACAACTCCGTCCCGGCGACGAACCAGCGGGCCATCGACTTCCTCGCGGGCCACGGCTGGGAGACCGAGGCCGTCCGGAGCGACCACTACAAGATCGACGGCGACTACGTCGACGAGGTGATGATGGCGGTCGACCTCCTCGACTAG